The DNA region TCAGACATAACACAGCAGAACATTCTGCCTCAGCCTGAAACCAGACAGAAGACAACAGAATGTTCTGCCTCAGCCTGAAATCAGACATAACACAGCTAATAACATAGATTTTTGTGTACTCACTACCCAGTATTGGTAGGCTACAAGTTTCCCCAGGATACCTCCCAACACTAACCATCACAGGGTAAAATGAAAAAATTACCAGACCCAGTGTCAAGGAGCAACTTCAACAACTCTGATTCTTGACATTTGACCTTGGCACTCACCGTCACCATAACAGTGGAGGCTCTGAGGCGGGTGGAGGACTGTCTCTGGAAGCTGTCTGGTAATGCCCTGGTGGTGgcgctgttctctcctctcagacGCACAACAAACTCCCCATCCGGGATTCTGTCCATGGTAACCAGGAAGTCTCCGCTGCCGACTGATTCCAAGGTTCCACTGACCTCCCCTGACCCCGAGGCCTCAACCAGGGCCACCTCCGTCAGACTCACAGATTCACTCCCCGTCACTGACACCAGCAGGGTGGCATTACACGCCTAGGGGCGGAGAAATGTGGAGTTTAGGAGGTAGCTAATGTATAAGTAGCAAATCACATTATACTTAAAGGCTGCGATAGAAACTTGTAAGTAAAGAACCAAAAAGTTAGGAGTGTTAAATCAACGTCAATGTTAGGAACCACGATGGAGGAACTGATCTACATAGACAGCATTTTGGTGCCCCTGTAAATATCCACCCTGCGTCACTGTGCTCTAACTGGTAACAAACTGTTTGTTTAAATCCTGactcactgtcacgccctggccatagagagggttttgttctctattttggttaggccagggtgtgactagggtgggcgttctatgttcctttttctatgtttttgtatttctttgttttgggccgagtatggttcctaatcagagacagctgtctatcgttgtctctgattaggaatcatacttaggcagccttttccccacctgtgctttgtgggatcttgtgtttgtgtagctgcctgtgagcagcccagaaagTCACGCTTCgttttcttctgtattgttttggtgagttttcatatttattaaacatgtggaactctaagtacgctgcgccttggtctactcctttagacgaaCGTGACACTCACCAGCTTGAGGACGGGACTCTAAAACAGCAAAGGCTGGATGAGGTCCCTGGGACACCTCCACAAAGTCAAACAGGAAGTCGATGGCGCTCTGACCTGGAAAGAGAAAGTCAAAGAGCTCTTTGACCTCTGAACATGGAATAAAAGCATACGCTCAACAGTTGTTAATAAAGAATTATAGAGTTTATTTGAAAAATCTCTGAAATTGTGCAAGGCGCAAACAGTTGTAGGTACTCCGTAACAATGTGTTACCCACACACTTCACCTGCCAACCTAAATACAATGTTAACACACTGTTCAGCACACTATTACAAATGGTTGCTCACTTGCCTAATTTCTATGTAATATGCCCTCCAGAAAAGCCAACGTTGTCGCACTCACCTACGACCTTCAGTGAGTAGGGCACAGTTGACGACACACTGATTTCCCATAATCCCGCTTGGCTGTCCAGCCCCAGTGTGAGGAAGTTCCCCACGGTTTTAATCGTTGCCAGAGACCCATTTACCTCCCCGCTACTCTGGGACACACCTGTGGGATGACATCACCATAACCATAGCAACAGAGGTGGGAATTTGCCCCAAGCTACAACAGAAATAAATGTCTAATGATTTGAACAGAGTGCATGTTCGTGATTTCTTAAtaccaggagggtagctctccaggaacagggttggagttaaaacctactggagggtatctctccaggaacagggttggagttaaaaccgacaggagggtatctctccaggaacagggttggagttaaaacctacaggagggtatctctccaggaacagggttggagttaaaacctacaggagggtatctctccaggaacagggttggagttaaaacctacaggagggtagctctccaggaacagggttggagttaaaacctactggagggtatctctccaggaacagggttggagttaaaaccgacaggagggtatctctccaggaacagggttggagttaaaacctacaggagggtatctctccaggaacagggttggagttaaaacctacaggagggtagctctccaggaacagggttggagttaaaaccgacaggagggtatctctccaagaaaagggttggagttaaaacctacaggagggtatctcttcaggaacagagttggagttaaaacctacaggagggtagctctccaggaacagggttggagttaaaacctacagaagggtagctctccaggaatagggttggagttaaaacctacaggatggaatctctccaggaacagggttggagttaaaacctactggagggtagctctccaggaacagggttggagttaaaacctacaggagggtatctctccaggaacagggttggagttaaaacctacaggagggtatctcttcaggaacagagttggagttaaaacctacaggagggtagctctccaggaacagggttggagttaaaacctacagaagggtagctctccaggaatagggttggagttaaaacctacagaagggtatctctccaggaacagggttggagttaaaacctacaggagggtatctctccaggaacagggttggagttaaaacctacaggagggtagctctccaggaacagggttggagttaaaaccgacaggagggtatctctccaggaaaagggttggagttaaaacctacaggagggtatctctccaggaacagagttggagttaaaacctacaggagggtagctctccaggaacagggttggagttaaaacctacagaagggtagctctccaggaatagggttggagttaaaacctacaggagggaatctctccaggaacagtgttggagttaaaacctacaggagggtagctctccaggaacagggttggagttaaaacctgcaATAGGATGTCTCTCCAGGAAAAGGGTTGGAGAGACCCGGTTTACATATATCCAGGAAGTCCTATTGAAATCCGAAGACCAATTTTACAACAGAGACTTTGTGATGAGAGATTTTAATGTCAATGAGActcccctggttaaataaaaatgataaATGAAAAATCTGTGGAATACCTGAGGGGCTGgtgagagtgaaggagagggagcTTCCTGTAACATAAGCAGTCAGGTTTCTCACAGACTCATCTACAGTGAAGGAGAAATTATCAGCCCTTCCTGGACTCCGCACAGCCTGTAGAATGGTCacctgaaagaaagaaagaaagaaggagaggagtagagagagagaaagagagatggtggGTGAAAAATGGCAGATGCATCTTTCAGAAGCAACTCTCCCAGGGTGACATGTTGCTGCACTACAGAAGCCTCGTCTTGGAACATGGCCATTGGGGCTAGGCTCGGTCCAACATCACAAGGTTGGGACAACGTCTTAATAAACGAGTGAAaacttttgaaaataaataaaatcattggACCAGTGCTGATACCTTGTTTAGAATTGTTCCACATTTATGCAAAGAGTTATGGGATATTAGAACTCTCTTGTCCCAACCTTCACATTGTGGACCTAGCGTTACCCTAATGTTTACTATTGGTGTCAAGGTTACCAATGAAGAGCTGGAGGATTCCACAATGATGCTGGTGGCCTTGGGCAATTCTGTCTTGGTGACCTGTATGGCCTGGCCACCTGAGGCCTGGGACAGCTCCATGTAGAGCTGGGAGTCTGACTCTACCATCCGACTGTGCTGGACCTGTCCTTGGCCCTGGTCACTAGCCCTCCTACGACGGAGCCCCAAAGAGCCAGTTAGGAAGAAGGACACCTGGGGGCGGggcgggggaagagagagaggatatataGTGAAAAGTAAAGGAATTTGATGATCTCTCTACGATTGTGAAGGTCAATAAGTCCAAAGGCAATGGAAAAGACAGAGGAAAATGTAAATATTGCCGGTTAATGTTGCTTGTGACATAAAGTATAACAAGGCCCAGCTACTCACCACTGACTTAGTGCGTTCTATGAGAGCGATCACCGTGCCCATTAGGTTCAAGTCTTTTGCGGGGCATCGGTGAAAAGGAAGATCTCTGAAGAGGGGGTGCACCAGTTAAAGCCACCTGTAGAAAGCACAGGGGACACAGTCACACTAGCACACCACTAGAATGTATTGGGAATGCATTCTGTGTTGAACTGGCAGCTGGAAGGCAAATTCAAAAATACAAATTCATAACAGTTATATACAGTCTTATTTGGGTTGTACATGCCTGTCCAACACTACAGGTTTGTCAGTCACTGTACCTGAAGTCCTGATAGACTCATCTCTGGGAAATCCCCTCCTCCATCAGCACTCAGTGCATTGATCTGGGCCTTAAAGACATCTGGGTCCGTGGTCCGCATCAGGGGCCCAAAGTCTTGTGGCACAAAAATAATAGGATAGGACAAGGTCCATGTCATATGCGTTATCCATGTCATGCGCGTATAAGCCTTTTCAAACTATTTAACCTTATGTATTAGCAAACATATCATGACGTTAGCGATAGTCAAAATCTGTTACATTTGTGAACGTCTAAATCATTATTTGGCCCATTTAAGCAGCATGCGTCCCTCCTACAGACAAGGGGAGAAGGGCTAGGTAAAGGGCTCCATTTTGTTGTTCTGAACATATGCAATGTGTCTGCCTCTGATGTAAAACAAATGTTTGACTTCCACAGAAAATTACTTCCTTACCTGTTTTaggtttaacctgttgaggatagggggcagtatttgcacggccggataaaaaatgtacccgatttaatctggttactactcctgcccagaaactagaatatgcatataattgtttgatttggatagaaaacaccctaaagtttctaaaactgtttgaatggtgtctgtgagtataacagaactcatttggcaggccaaaacct from Salmo salar unplaced genomic scaffold, Ssal_v3.1, whole genome shotgun sequence includes:
- the LOC123739532 gene encoding von Willebrand factor A domain-containing protein 7; the encoded protein is MVESDSQLYMELSQASGGQAIQVTKTELPKATSIIVESSSSSLVTILQAVRSPGRADNFSFTVDESVRNLTAYVTGSSLSFTLTSPSGVSQSSGEVNGSLATIKTVGNFLTLGLDSQAGLWEISVSSTVPYSLKVVGQSAIDFLFDFVEVSQGPHPAFAVLESRPQAGECHACNATLLVSVTGSESVSLTEVALVEASGSGEVSGTLESVGSGDFLVTMDRIPDGEFVVRLRGENSATTRALPDSFQRQSSTRLRASTVMVTAKAESDLEPGTPFSVLFTVTTNGTGGSFTIRATNDRGFPSSSPTTLTLVTGVSANGTVTLTAPANTVSGTDVTLTIEAESPGATDTNYAVLRLSVVSPVTDFSRPVCDVVSVTANCSDDCSLSMWELSANLTDGNGTGIERVTLRQGNGTLNTTTTVEGAGNMTVTLAAYSASCCSPEVELVAVDGAGNVGTCFRSIRVTVDTTVQPPVTNVITENSITVTPPIVTTTTAASRGHPLSLSSYLCSIMLVSVTLVLSR